One window from the genome of Diabrotica virgifera virgifera chromosome 6, PGI_DIABVI_V3a encodes:
- the LOC114349474 gene encoding T-complex protein 1 subunit gamma, with protein MFGGGRAPILVLSQNTKRESGRKVQLENINAGKQIADVIRTCLGPQAMLKMLMDPMGGIVMTNDGNAILREITVQHPAAKSMIEIARTQDEEVGDGTTSVIVLAGEMLVAAEQFLEQHIHPTIIIRQYRQALEDMIQLLEGPLSIPVDRNDKNALAQVVKGCIGTKFISKWSDLAVNIALDAVNTVLLEENGRTEVDIKRYAKVEKIPGGSIEESKILRGVMLNKDVTHPKMKRYIQNPRIILLDCALEYKKGESQTNVEISAETDFTKLLELEEEHVKRQCDEIIALKPDVVFTEKGVSDLAQHFLLKAGITAIRRVRKSDNNRIARACGATIVNRTEELQESDVGLGAGLFEIKKIGDEYFCFVVECKNPKACTILLRGASKDILNETERNLQDALQVARNIVLSPRLVPGGGAIEMAVAQRLMQKATHGPYRALAHALEIIPKTLTQNCGANTIRTLTALRAKHANHTDVNKPCLWGIDGETGELVEMDKKELWEPLAVKLQTYKTAIETAILLLRIDDIVSGSKKKGGNEPPTPSQMQQQEARGEAE; from the exons ATGTTTGGTGGAGGACGTGCCCCTATTTTGGTGTTAA GTCAAAATACCAAACGAGAATCCGGTCGAAAAGTTCAGCTGGAAAACATCAATGCCGGAAAG CAAATCGCGGATGTGATAAGGACATGCCTTGGTCCTCAAGCTATGTTAAAAATGCTTATGGATCCAATGGGAGGTATTGTGATGACTAATGATGGCAATGCTATTTTACGTGAAATTACAGTACAGCATCCAGCTGCAAAAAGTATGATTGAAATTGCAAGAACACAAGACGAAGAA gtTGGAGATGGTACCACCTCAGTAATTGTCTTAGCAGGAGAAATGTTAGTGGCAGCTGAACAGTTTTTGGAACAACATATTCATCCGACAATCATAATTCGCCAGTACAGACAAGCACTCGAAGATATGATTCAGTTATTGGAAGGTCCATTAAGTATACCAGTCGATAGAAACGATAAAAATGCTCTTGCCCAAGTC GTGAAAGGCTGCATTGGCACAAAATTCATAAGTAAATGGTCAGATTTGGCAGTAAATATTGCTTTAGATGCAGTAAATACAGTATTATTAGAAGAAAATGGCAGAACTGAAGTTGATATCAAGAGGTATGCCAAAGTCGAGAAGATTCCTGGAGGATCCATTGAAGAATCTAAAATTTTAAGAGGTGTTATGCTTAATAAAGATGTAACCCATCCCAAAATGAAAAGATATATACAG aatccgAGAATAATACTTTTGGATTGTGCATTAGAATATAAAAAAGGGGAATCTCAAACAAACGTAGAAATTTCAGCAGAAACA GACTTCACCAAACTATTAGAACTGGAAGAGGAGCATGTCAAGCGTCAATGTGATGAGATTATTGCACTCAAACCTGACGTCGTCTTCACAGAAAAAGGAGTATCAGATTTGGCCCAACACTTTTTACTGAAAGCTGGTATTACCGCTATCAGGCGTGTTCGAAAATCTGATAATAACAGAATTGCCAGAGCCTGTGGAGCCACGATTGTTAACCGAACAGAAGAATTACAAGAAAGCGATGTTGGCTTAGGAGCTGGACTCTTCGAAATCAAGAAAATTGGTGATGAGTATTTCTGCTTTGTGGTCGAATGCAAAAATCCAAAG GCCTGTACAATTTTACTCAGAGGTGCCAGTAAAGACATTCTCAACGAAACTGAAAGGAATCTACAAGACGCCCTACAAGTCGCCAGAAATATTGTCCTATCTCCCCGTTTAGTGCCTGGAGGTGGTGCCATAGAAATGGCCGTAGCCCAGCGTCTGATGCAGAAGGCTACGCACGGACCTTATAGAGCTCTTGCACACGCTTTAG AAATTATTCCAAAAACTCTTACTCAGAACTGCGGAGCAAACACAATCAGAACATTAACTGCTTTGAGGGCGAAACACGCCAACCACACGGACGTTAACAAACCATGCCTTTGGGGTATTGATGGCGAAACTGGAGAGCTCGTAGAGATGGACAAGAAAGAACTGTGGGAACCTCTAGCT